In Halofilum ochraceum, a single window of DNA contains:
- a CDS encoding sensor histidine kinase — translation MLPWIQHHSQRHRLLALALLALQVALLAPDEPAVVTAATLVHFGLIILWQPFWQGSTEVNRRAAIATLVVGTAVVLLSSWLLLAAWLLVLLGLIGGEQVGSRRDQLVQWLVILYLLMALLIGVTPPLFAVEANGDNALWTVMAAGGSIPLLLLFMPAASPPAYLQRFDYLRSLAITLLALLMAAGGVLWTYRTGTPYAITLVQTTLFVAGLILVMNWVWRRKASHTMFQVLWNRYLLNIGTPFEHYLVSLSGPAATGLGPDDYLDQAVTAMSELEWVQGVEVRGPARERLIGQRTEHATEGYDDTAPLIVYTANDPGPTLRLHIQLLARLIQQLYHSRLHEVELRNQEKVRAVHETGARLTHDIKNLLQSLQSLSAAVASSGEERSAEALQLVQRQLPDINQRLQSTLEKLREPAAVENDDSVAVSDWWEGLRRRYADGAVTFEGEADSGLEVPRDLFDTVAENLLENARYKQATDRKVTIRARLSSTAEAVALEIEDTGAPMPEATARNLFNGAVQSAGGLGVGLYQCARLAQYHGFDLRLTDNESGLVRFRLSGAPAAQSA, via the coding sequence GTGCTTCCATGGATTCAGCACCACTCGCAGCGTCACCGCCTGCTGGCACTGGCGCTGCTGGCGCTCCAGGTCGCCCTGCTCGCGCCGGACGAGCCGGCGGTCGTGACCGCCGCCACGCTCGTGCACTTCGGGCTGATCATCCTGTGGCAGCCATTCTGGCAGGGATCGACCGAGGTCAACCGCCGGGCGGCCATCGCGACCCTGGTGGTCGGCACGGCGGTGGTGCTGCTGAGCAGCTGGCTGCTGCTCGCCGCCTGGCTGCTGGTGCTGCTCGGCCTGATCGGTGGCGAGCAGGTCGGCAGCCGGCGCGACCAGCTCGTGCAGTGGCTCGTGATCCTGTACCTGCTGATGGCACTGCTGATCGGCGTCACGCCACCGCTGTTCGCGGTCGAGGCCAACGGCGATAACGCGCTCTGGACGGTGATGGCCGCGGGCGGCTCGATTCCGCTCCTGCTGCTGTTCATGCCGGCCGCTTCACCGCCCGCATACCTGCAGCGCTTCGACTACCTGCGCAGCCTCGCGATCACGCTCCTGGCGCTGCTGATGGCCGCCGGCGGCGTGCTGTGGACCTATCGCACGGGCACGCCCTACGCGATCACGCTCGTACAGACGACGCTGTTCGTCGCGGGCCTGATCCTGGTGATGAACTGGGTCTGGCGCCGCAAGGCCAGCCATACCATGTTCCAGGTGCTCTGGAACCGGTACCTGCTCAACATCGGCACGCCGTTCGAGCACTACCTCGTCAGCCTCTCGGGGCCCGCTGCCACCGGACTCGGTCCCGACGATTATCTGGACCAGGCCGTCACCGCGATGTCCGAGCTCGAATGGGTTCAGGGCGTGGAGGTGCGCGGACCGGCTCGTGAGCGCCTGATCGGTCAGCGCACGGAGCACGCCACCGAGGGCTACGACGATACCGCCCCGCTGATCGTCTACACGGCGAACGATCCGGGCCCGACACTGCGGCTGCATATCCAGCTGCTGGCGCGCCTGATCCAGCAGCTTTATCACTCGCGCCTGCACGAGGTCGAGCTGCGCAATCAGGAGAAGGTGCGGGCCGTCCACGAGACCGGCGCGCGGCTCACGCACGACATCAAGAACCTGCTGCAGTCGCTGCAGTCGCTGTCGGCCGCAGTCGCTTCCTCGGGGGAAGAGCGCAGCGCCGAAGCGCTGCAGCTGGTCCAGCGGCAGTTACCCGACATCAACCAGCGCCTGCAGTCGACGCTCGAGAAGCTGCGCGAACCCGCCGCGGTCGAAAATGATGATTCGGTCGCCGTAAGCGATTGGTGGGAGGGCCTCCGACGCCGCTACGCCGACGGCGCGGTCACATTCGAGGGTGAAGCGGATTCGGGCCTCGAGGTGCCACGCGATCTGTTCGATACGGTGGCCGAGAATCTTCTGGAGAATGCCCGCTACAAGCAGGCGACCGACCGGAAGGTCACGATCCGCGCACGGCTGTCGAGCACGGCCGAGGCCGTTGCACTGGAGATCGAGGACACGGGCGCGCCGATGCCCGAGGCCACGGCCCGCAACCTGTTCAACGGCGCGGTCCAGTCGGCGGGGGGCCTGGGTGTCGGGCTGTACCAGTGCGCCCGCCTGGCGCAGTACCACGGGTTCGATCTGCGCCTGACGGATAATGAATCGGGGCTGGTGCGGTTTCGGCTGAGCGGGGCGCCGGCGGCTCAGAGCGCGTAG
- a CDS encoding prepilin-type N-terminal cleavage/methylation domain-containing protein, translating to MQLKQRQKGFTLVEIAVVLVIIGLLLGGVLKGQELISSARVRNLADQQAGIQAAYFGFIDRYRAVPGDMPQADADNAIQANVTTGGDPSGDGANGVIDANWTEVNAVWEHLSKAGFIKGSYEGSSSQSTADTSPINVFNGVLVLARDDGYEDTDTDPPPRLLLHMGRFVPADIARELDVKLDDGEPDTGSLRNALDADSPFVELAHSDSSCSVDDNGNQIWNIDQNPTNCVPTYLMQ from the coding sequence ATGCAACTGAAGCAACGACAGAAAGGTTTCACGCTGGTCGAGATCGCCGTGGTTCTGGTGATCATCGGCCTCCTGCTGGGCGGCGTACTCAAGGGACAGGAGTTGATCTCGAGCGCGCGAGTGCGGAACCTGGCGGATCAGCAGGCCGGTATTCAGGCTGCTTATTTCGGCTTCATTGATCGATACCGCGCTGTGCCTGGCGACATGCCGCAAGCCGATGCCGACAACGCGATCCAGGCCAATGTCACAACCGGCGGCGATCCTTCCGGCGACGGCGCTAACGGCGTGATCGATGCAAACTGGACAGAAGTGAATGCAGTGTGGGAACACCTGTCCAAAGCTGGGTTCATCAAAGGGAGCTACGAAGGATCGAGTTCTCAATCCACGGCCGATACCTCCCCGATCAACGTTTTCAATGGTGTCCTGGTGTTAGCACGGGATGATGGCTATGAGGACACCGATACTGACCCGCCGCCGCGATTGCTGCTGCACATGGGTCGATTCGTTCCTGCGGATATCGCGAGAGAACTCGACGTAAAGCTCGATGACGGTGAGCCGGACACTGGAAGTTTGCGGAATGCGCTCGATGCCGATTCACCGTTCGTGGAACTCGCGCACTCCGACTCCAGTTGCTCTGTAGACGACAACGGCAATCAAATCTGGAATATCGATCAGAACCCGACGAACTGCGTGCCGACGTATCTTATGCAGTAG
- a CDS encoding ABC transporter ATP-binding protein: MKVVDEDVLRVASVSRREGRRTVLAGVDLAVQSGETVALVGANGAGKSTLIRTILDLRAAHGGTITLAGRPNTDRRARAAVAYLPERFQPPTYLSGSEFLDYMLSLYRVGPADRGAREVAAALGLGAEALARPVATYSKGMGQLLGLTACIASGRRLLIFDEPMDGLDPAARVRLRQALEVRRAEGASVLFSTHLLTDAAEFADRIAILHDGRIAAAGSVAELCARFEADDLESAYLYCTGETAATA, encoded by the coding sequence ATGAAAGTTGTCGACGAAGATGTCCTACGCGTAGCGTCGGTCAGCCGCCGTGAAGGCAGGCGCACGGTGCTCGCGGGCGTCGATCTCGCCGTGCAATCGGGCGAAACGGTGGCCCTCGTCGGCGCCAACGGCGCCGGCAAGTCGACCCTGATCCGGACCATTCTGGATCTGCGGGCCGCGCACGGCGGCACGATTACCCTCGCCGGCCGCCCGAACACCGATCGCCGCGCCCGCGCGGCGGTCGCCTATCTCCCCGAACGCTTCCAGCCACCGACCTACCTGAGCGGCAGCGAATTCCTCGATTACATGCTGTCCCTGTACCGCGTCGGGCCGGCGGACCGCGGCGCGCGCGAGGTTGCGGCGGCGTTGGGTCTGGGCGCCGAGGCGCTGGCGCGTCCGGTCGCGACCTACTCGAAGGGCATGGGCCAACTGCTCGGACTGACTGCCTGCATCGCCTCCGGCCGGCGGTTACTGATCTTCGACGAACCGATGGACGGGCTGGATCCGGCGGCGCGCGTGCGTCTGCGACAGGCGCTCGAAGTCCGGCGCGCCGAGGGGGCCAGCGTCCTGTTCAGCACCCACCTGCTCACCGATGCCGCGGAATTCGCCGACCGCATCGCGATCCTGCACGACGGCCGGATCGCCGCTGCGGGGAGCGTTGCGGAGCTCTGCGCGCGGTTCGAGGCCGATGATCTCGAGTCGGCCTACCTCTATTGCACCGGGGAAACCGCCGCGACGGCCTGA
- the ntrC gene encoding nitrogen regulation protein NR(I), whose translation MTDAPHVWIIDDDASMLWVLERALKGAGMDVRTFERGDSALAALDGAAPDAVITDVRMPGIDGLSLAERMRSARPGLPVLVMTAHSDLDTTVAAFEGGAFDYLAKPFDLDEAVELVRRACAPAKTESVSADHTANADDTNQIIGQAPAMQTLFRTIGRLARAPITVLITGESGTGKERVAQALHRHSPRARGPFIALNTAAIPRDLLESELFGHEKGAFTGAEGRRQGRFEQADGGTLFLDEIGDMPAELQTRLLRVLSEGVFYRVGGATPCTVDVRILAATHQDLERRVERGEFREDLYHRLNVVRLPVPALRERREDIPLLAAHFLEQAAQELGMERKRLTPAVEDRLMALDWPGNVRQLENVCRWLTVMAAGREVHLDDLPVELQGEKPTAANDWEHALANWARAELAAGTTGVAESAAQRMERILIREALDRSGGHRQKAARLLGWGRNTLTRKIREHGLEA comes from the coding sequence ATGACTGACGCCCCGCACGTATGGATCATCGACGACGATGCGTCGATGCTGTGGGTGCTCGAGCGGGCGCTGAAAGGCGCCGGTATGGACGTGCGCACCTTCGAGCGCGGCGACAGCGCCCTCGCGGCCCTGGACGGGGCCGCGCCGGATGCCGTGATCACCGACGTGCGCATGCCGGGGATCGACGGCCTGTCCCTCGCGGAGCGCATGCGCTCCGCTCGCCCGGGGCTGCCGGTGCTCGTAATGACGGCGCATTCGGATCTGGATACCACCGTCGCCGCCTTTGAAGGCGGGGCCTTCGATTACCTCGCCAAACCCTTCGACCTCGACGAGGCGGTCGAACTGGTGAGACGCGCCTGTGCGCCCGCGAAGACCGAATCGGTGAGCGCGGACCACACGGCGAACGCGGACGACACGAACCAGATCATCGGCCAGGCGCCGGCGATGCAGACGCTGTTCCGCACGATCGGTCGCCTCGCGCGCGCCCCGATCACGGTCCTGATCACCGGCGAGTCCGGGACCGGCAAGGAGCGGGTCGCGCAGGCGCTGCATCGGCACAGCCCGCGCGCCCGCGGGCCCTTCATCGCGCTCAACACCGCGGCGATTCCCCGCGACCTGCTCGAGTCCGAACTGTTCGGGCACGAGAAAGGCGCGTTCACGGGCGCCGAGGGCCGCCGCCAGGGCCGTTTCGAGCAGGCCGACGGCGGCACCCTGTTTCTCGACGAGATCGGCGATATGCCGGCCGAGCTGCAGACACGCCTGCTGCGGGTCCTGTCCGAAGGCGTGTTCTATCGGGTCGGGGGCGCCACGCCCTGCACCGTCGATGTCCGCATCCTGGCGGCGACGCACCAGGACCTTGAGCGCCGGGTCGAACGCGGCGAGTTCCGCGAAGACCTGTACCACCGCCTCAATGTCGTGCGCCTGCCGGTCCCGGCGCTGCGCGAGCGCCGCGAGGACATCCCGCTGCTGGCCGCGCACTTCCTGGAACAGGCGGCGCAGGAACTCGGCATGGAACGCAAACGGCTGACCCCCGCGGTCGAGGACCGTCTGATGGCACTGGACTGGCCGGGCAACGTGCGTCAGCTGGAAAACGTGTGCCGCTGGCTGACGGTGATGGCCGCCGGGCGCGAGGTCCACCTGGACGACCTGCCGGTGGAACTGCAGGGCGAAAAACCGACCGCGGCCAACGACTGGGAGCACGCCCTCGCCAACTGGGCACGCGCGGAACTGGCCGCGGGCACCACCGGGGTCGCAGAGTCAGCGGCGCAGCGAATGGAGCGCATCCTCATCCGCGAAGCCCTCGACCGCAGCGGCGGCCACCGCCAGAAAGCCGCCCGCCTCCTCGGCTGGGGCCGCAACACCCTCACCCGCAAGATTCGCGAGCACGGGCTCGAAGCCTGA
- the glnL gene encoding nitrogen regulation protein NR(II), which produces MIPDTDNNAGTAAAELLEALSGAILVVEGAELHVRYLNTAAEDLIRLSRRRALGQPLAVVAGFEPTWLDHVAANLDADATFTAREVTLTTHDATSTRQVDASVTPLAWGELASAVVIELTPVDRHLRIAREEGLRTQELANRRLLRGVAHEIRNPLAGLRGAAQLLARELEDDAQREYTDVIVREADRLRGLVDRMVGPVQPPAFERVNIHRLTEHVLQLLRGEAGEGVSLQTEYDPSIPDLQADGDQLIQALLNLGRNAIQAVGEQGHVTLRTSTRRRFTIGQVQHRLVACIEIADDGPGIPPDLLDSLFQPMVSGRAEGTGLGLTIAQSLVSRHGGLIECERLATADASGTGRAEPRTIFRVLLPLETGDD; this is translated from the coding sequence ATGATCCCCGATACCGACAACAATGCCGGCACGGCGGCGGCCGAGCTGCTGGAAGCGCTGTCCGGTGCGATCCTCGTGGTCGAGGGCGCCGAGCTGCACGTGCGCTACCTCAACACGGCCGCCGAGGACCTGATCCGCCTTAGCCGACGGCGGGCGTTGGGGCAACCGCTGGCCGTGGTCGCCGGTTTCGAGCCGACCTGGCTGGACCACGTCGCCGCCAACCTCGATGCCGACGCGACCTTCACCGCGCGCGAGGTCACGCTCACGACCCACGACGCCACCAGCACGCGGCAGGTCGATGCCAGTGTCACGCCCCTGGCGTGGGGTGAGCTGGCGTCGGCCGTGGTGATTGAACTCACCCCGGTTGACCGCCACCTGCGCATCGCTCGCGAGGAAGGGCTGCGCACGCAGGAACTCGCGAACCGGCGCCTGCTGCGTGGGGTGGCGCATGAGATCCGCAATCCGCTTGCCGGCCTCCGCGGCGCCGCGCAGCTGCTGGCGCGGGAGCTCGAAGACGACGCCCAGCGCGAGTACACGGATGTGATCGTGCGCGAGGCCGACCGGCTGCGGGGTCTGGTGGACCGGATGGTGGGGCCGGTGCAGCCCCCCGCGTTCGAACGCGTGAACATCCATCGGCTGACGGAGCACGTGCTGCAGCTGCTGCGTGGCGAGGCCGGGGAAGGGGTGTCGCTGCAGACCGAATATGACCCCAGCATCCCCGACCTCCAGGCGGACGGGGACCAGTTGATCCAGGCGCTGCTGAACCTGGGCCGCAATGCGATCCAGGCGGTGGGCGAGCAGGGTCACGTGACCCTGCGCACCAGCACCCGCCGACGCTTCACGATCGGGCAAGTCCAGCACCGCCTCGTCGCCTGCATCGAGATCGCCGACGACGGACCGGGCATCCCGCCCGATCTGCTGGACAGCCTGTTCCAGCCCATGGTCAGCGGTCGCGCGGAAGGGACCGGACTCGGCCTGACGATCGCGCAATCACTGGTCAGCCGTCACGGGGGATTGATCGAATGCGAGCGCCTCGCGACGGCGGATGCGAGCGGCACCGGCAGAGCGGAGCCGCGCACCATCTTCCGGGTACTGCTGCCGCTGGAGACGGGCGATGACTGA
- a CDS encoding DUF4124 domain-containing protein translates to MKRLLMMVLPAALAAGPVVASEIYRTTDEDGNVVFTDDPPDEDAEPVELDPLTTVEPVEGDPDGAVNSSSGEPDTPSNGISGIAIAYPENEKGIRHNGGNVPFEVALEPEGATLPRGHQVEIILDGEVRGRAASARVTVSPVNRGPHTVRARIIDSSGQTRYESDSVKFYLLRKALGGSGGN, encoded by the coding sequence ATGAAACGTCTGCTCATGATGGTGTTGCCGGCGGCGCTGGCCGCGGGGCCGGTCGTGGCGTCGGAGATTTACCGCACGACCGACGAGGACGGCAACGTCGTGTTCACCGACGATCCGCCGGACGAGGACGCCGAACCGGTCGAACTCGATCCGCTGACCACGGTGGAGCCCGTCGAGGGAGATCCCGACGGCGCCGTGAACTCCTCTTCCGGCGAACCGGATACACCGTCGAACGGCATCTCCGGGATTGCCATCGCCTACCCGGAAAACGAAAAGGGCATCCGCCACAACGGCGGCAACGTCCCCTTCGAGGTCGCGCTGGAGCCGGAAGGCGCAACGCTCCCGCGCGGACACCAGGTCGAGATCATCCTCGACGGCGAGGTCCGTGGCCGCGCGGCGAGCGCCCGGGTGACGGTATCGCCGGTCAATCGTGGCCCGCACACCGTGCGCGCACGGATCATCGACAGTTCCGGCCAGACGCGGTACGAGTCCGATTCGGTCAAGTTCTACCTGCTTCGCAAGGCGCTGGGTGGCAGCGGCGGGAACTGA
- the glnA gene encoding glutamate--ammonia ligase, whose product MSASDVMNTIKQEGVRFVDLRFTDSRGKEQHVTLPASALDEEGIEAGKMFDGSSINGWKGINESDMILRPDTSTAVMDPFTDEPTLILRCNIVEPTTLQGYERDPRSIAQRAEAYLQSTGIADSAAFGPEPEFFVLDDVRWGADIGGAFYKISSDEASWNAERIYEDGNIGHRPSVKGGYFPVPPVDSLHDLRAQMCLTMEEMGLIPEVHHHEVATAGQCEIGTKFNTLVKKADELQVLKYTVLNVAHAFGKTATFMPKPLVGDNGSGMHVHMSLSKDGDNVFSGDGYGGLSETALYYIGGIIKHAKALNAFTNASTNSYKRLVPGFEAPVLLAYSARNRSAAIRVPYEASKKSMRVEVRFPDPTANPYLCFSALMMAGLDGIENRIHPGDAMDKDLYDLPPEEEKAIPHVAASLEEALDALDNDREFLTRGGVFTDDAIDGYIELKMEDVTRLRMTTHPVEFDMYYSC is encoded by the coding sequence ATGTCCGCAAGCGACGTAATGAACACCATCAAGCAGGAGGGCGTACGCTTCGTCGACCTCCGCTTCACCGACTCCCGCGGCAAGGAACAGCACGTGACGCTGCCCGCCTCCGCCCTCGACGAGGAGGGCATCGAGGCCGGCAAGATGTTTGACGGCTCGTCGATCAACGGCTGGAAGGGCATCAACGAATCCGACATGATCCTGCGCCCGGACACGTCGACGGCCGTGATGGACCCGTTCACGGACGAGCCGACCCTGATCCTGCGCTGCAACATCGTCGAGCCGACGACGCTGCAGGGTTACGAGCGCGACCCGCGTTCCATCGCCCAGCGCGCCGAGGCCTATCTGCAGTCCACCGGCATCGCCGATTCCGCCGCCTTCGGCCCGGAGCCCGAGTTCTTCGTGCTGGATGACGTGCGCTGGGGCGCCGACATCGGCGGCGCGTTCTACAAGATTTCCTCCGACGAGGCCTCCTGGAACGCCGAGCGCATCTACGAAGACGGCAACATCGGCCATCGCCCGTCCGTGAAGGGCGGTTACTTCCCGGTGCCGCCGGTCGACTCGCTGCACGACCTGCGCGCACAAATGTGCCTGACCATGGAAGAGATGGGCCTCATTCCCGAGGTGCACCACCATGAGGTCGCCACGGCCGGCCAGTGCGAGATCGGCACGAAGTTCAACACGCTGGTCAAGAAGGCCGACGAGCTGCAGGTGCTGAAGTACACCGTGCTGAACGTCGCCCACGCCTTCGGCAAGACGGCCACCTTCATGCCGAAGCCGCTGGTCGGCGACAACGGCTCGGGCATGCACGTGCACATGTCGCTGTCGAAGGACGGCGATAACGTGTTCTCGGGCGACGGCTACGGCGGCCTGTCGGAAACGGCGCTGTACTACATCGGCGGCATCATCAAGCACGCCAAGGCCCTGAACGCCTTTACCAACGCCTCGACCAACAGCTACAAGCGGCTGGTCCCGGGCTTCGAGGCGCCGGTCCTGCTGGCCTACTCGGCCCGCAACCGCTCGGCGGCGATCCGCGTGCCCTACGAGGCCTCGAAGAAGTCGATGCGCGTGGAGGTCCGCTTCCCGGACCCGACGGCCAACCCGTACCTGTGCTTCTCGGCCCTGATGATGGCCGGCCTCGACGGCATCGAGAACCGCATCCATCCCGGCGACGCGATGGACAAGGACCTCTACGACCTGCCGCCGGAAGAGGAAAAGGCGATCCCGCACGTCGCCGCCTCGCTGGAAGAGGCGCTGGATGCGCTCGACAACGACCGCGAGTTCCTGACCCGCGGCGGCGTGTTCACCGACGATGCGATCGACGGCTATATCGAACTCAAGATGGAAGACGTCACGCGCCTGCGCATGACCACGCATCCGGTCGAGTTCGATATGTACTACAGCTGCTGA
- a CDS encoding cation diffusion facilitator family transporter, translated as MNTATTLSTDTPHRPSRKARYQVTRRVTWVGIAVNLVLAAVKTVTGVAGQSQALVADGIHSLSDLVTDAVVLLAARHAAQGADHDHPYGHGRIETAATVLVGLLLLLTALLIGYNAVESLTAAARPGPPSMITLLIALASVAGKEALFHYTRHAGRSIGSRLLEANAWHHRSDALSSVVVGFGIAGALAGVVTLDAVAALIVAVMIAKVGWDVIRDSLRELVDTGFDPETVAELRDAALAVDGVKHAHTFRSRWMGHRALVDLHIRVGSRMSVSEGHRIAEAVRLRLLDRLSQLADVMVHVDPEDDTEGGPSNALALRTELCERLRARMDGLEAAERIEGLTLHYLAGRIHLEIALRPAGPGIDAAAAAETLRRAAAADPEVGNISVLERVAPIECSHDAHCTGEVQGKDGRE; from the coding sequence TTGAACACAGCCACAACCCTGTCTACCGACACGCCCCACCGTCCGAGCCGCAAGGCACGCTACCAGGTCACCCGGCGGGTGACCTGGGTGGGCATCGCGGTCAATCTCGTGCTGGCCGCGGTCAAAACCGTGACCGGGGTGGCCGGTCAGTCGCAGGCGCTCGTCGCGGACGGCATCCACTCGCTCTCGGACCTGGTCACCGACGCCGTCGTGCTGCTCGCCGCGCGGCATGCCGCGCAGGGCGCGGACCACGACCATCCCTACGGTCATGGCCGAATCGAGACGGCCGCGACCGTGCTGGTCGGCCTGTTGCTGCTCCTGACGGCGCTCCTGATCGGCTACAACGCGGTGGAGTCGCTGACCGCCGCCGCTCGTCCGGGGCCGCCTTCGATGATCACGCTGTTGATCGCGCTGGCGTCGGTCGCGGGCAAAGAGGCGCTGTTCCATTACACGCGCCACGCCGGCCGATCGATCGGTTCCCGCCTGCTCGAGGCCAACGCGTGGCATCATCGCTCCGACGCGCTGTCCTCGGTCGTGGTCGGCTTCGGCATCGCCGGCGCGCTCGCCGGCGTGGTCACGCTGGACGCGGTGGCCGCCCTGATCGTCGCGGTGATGATCGCGAAGGTCGGCTGGGACGTGATCCGGGACAGCCTGCGCGAGCTCGTCGATACCGGTTTCGATCCCGAGACGGTCGCCGAACTGCGCGATGCGGCGCTGGCGGTCGATGGCGTCAAGCACGCCCATACCTTCCGCTCGCGCTGGATGGGCCACCGGGCGCTGGTCGACCTGCATATCCGCGTGGGCTCGCGCATGAGCGTGTCCGAGGGACACCGGATCGCGGAGGCGGTCCGTCTGCGTCTGCTCGACCGGCTCAGCCAGCTGGCGGACGTGATGGTGCACGTCGACCCGGAGGACGACACCGAAGGCGGGCCATCGAACGCGCTGGCGCTGCGCACGGAACTCTGTGAACGGCTGCGCGCGCGCATGGACGGACTGGAGGCGGCGGAGCGGATCGAGGGCCTGACACTGCACTATCTGGCGGGGCGCATCCATCTCGAGATCGCGCTGCGCCCGGCCGGACCGGGCATCGACGCGGCCGCGGCCGCCGAGACCCTGCGACGGGCCGCCGCAGCGGATCCCGAGGTCGGCAACATCAGCGTACTGGAACGCGTTGCACCAATTGAGTGCAGCCACGATGCACACTGCACAGGGGAGGTGCAGGGCAAAGACGGCAGGGAATAA
- a CDS encoding glutamate--cysteine ligase has translation MAEASPLADQVVTERRQLVEYLESGCKPPDQWRIGTEHEKFVFRLADHRPVPYEGPDGIGAFLCGLTEYGWEPVREHGNTIALKRDGAAITLEPAGQLELSGAPLHDLHQSCREVNEHLREVREVAGELGVGLIGLGFQPTATREEMPWMPKARYDIMHRYMPQVGTLGLDMMTRSCGVQVNLDFSSEADMIRKFRVSLALQPIATALFANSPFTDGKPNGFLSYRAHVWTDTDNDRSGIPAFVFDDDMGFERYTEYALDVPMYFIVRDGELIDCSGQSFRDFLDGRLPAMPGAQPTLADWEDHLTTLFPEVRIKRFMEQRGTDSGPWGRLCALPALWVGLLYDERALDAAAQLTRDWTAAEIDQLRRDVAREGLRATFRGRTVQAIAQEVLAFARGGLERRDCRDGNGRDESHFLEEPEAIAASGVTPAEQLLRDYEGRWGRNIAPLFDEYCY, from the coding sequence ATGGCCGAAGCCTCGCCACTTGCCGATCAGGTCGTCACCGAACGGCGCCAACTCGTCGAGTATCTGGAAAGCGGCTGCAAACCGCCTGATCAGTGGCGCATCGGCACCGAGCACGAGAAATTCGTGTTCCGCCTCGCGGACCACCGCCCGGTCCCGTATGAAGGCCCCGACGGCATCGGCGCGTTCCTCTGCGGCCTCACGGAATACGGCTGGGAGCCCGTGCGGGAGCACGGCAATACGATCGCCCTGAAACGCGACGGGGCCGCGATTACGCTCGAGCCCGCCGGCCAGCTGGAACTCTCCGGAGCGCCACTGCACGACCTCCACCAGAGCTGCCGCGAGGTGAACGAGCATCTGCGCGAGGTGCGCGAAGTGGCCGGCGAACTCGGTGTCGGCCTGATCGGGCTCGGGTTCCAGCCGACCGCCACGCGCGAGGAAATGCCGTGGATGCCCAAGGCCCGCTACGACATCATGCATCGCTACATGCCGCAGGTGGGTACGCTTGGCCTGGACATGATGACGCGCTCCTGTGGCGTGCAGGTGAACCTCGACTTCTCCAGCGAAGCGGACATGATCCGCAAGTTCCGCGTCTCGCTCGCGCTGCAGCCGATCGCCACCGCCCTGTTCGCGAATTCCCCCTTCACGGACGGCAAGCCGAACGGCTTTCTGAGCTACCGGGCGCATGTCTGGACGGACACCGACAACGACCGGTCCGGGATCCCGGCGTTTGTCTTCGATGACGATATGGGCTTCGAGCGTTACACCGAGTACGCGCTCGATGTGCCCATGTATTTCATCGTCCGCGATGGCGAACTCATCGACTGCTCCGGCCAGTCCTTCCGCGATTTCCTCGATGGCCGGCTGCCGGCGATGCCGGGGGCCCAGCCGACGCTCGCGGACTGGGAGGACCATCTGACCACCCTGTTCCCGGAGGTCCGGATCAAGCGTTTCATGGAGCAGCGCGGCACGGACTCCGGCCCCTGGGGGCGGCTGTGCGCGCTGCCGGCGCTCTGGGTCGGGCTGCTCTACGATGAACGCGCGCTGGATGCTGCCGCCCAGTTGACGCGGGACTGGACCGCGGCCGAGATCGATCAGCTACGCCGCGATGTGGCGCGGGAGGGCCTCCGCGCCACCTTCCGCGGCCGCACGGTCCAGGCGATCGCGCAGGAGGTGCTGGCGTTCGCACGCGGCGGGCTCGAGCGCCGCGATTGCCGCGACGGCAACGGCCGCGACGAGAGCCATTTTCTCGAAGAGCCGGAGGCGATCGCCGCCAGCGGCGTGACCCCGGCCGAGCAGCTGTTGCGGGACTACGAGGGCCGCTGGGGCCGGAATATCGCACCGCTGTTCGACGAATACTGTTACTGA